Proteins encoded by one window of Simiduia curdlanivorans:
- a CDS encoding efflux RND transporter periplasmic adaptor subunit, protein MTHSYHTRITKALTGLTLLATCLGAGAQDIPPAAVEVAEAQIRDIAPTVWVPGTVISKQDSQIASEITGNLLWVAEVGDQVKAGAPLARINDRVWQLQQANDLASVASLTSNLDFLVRQVERSERLAKTNNASQSELERLTMERDMVRQQLRAAEVALQRTRYDIERAVIKAPFDGIVVARYHQPGEHINQGEAAVRLTNVDNLEIKAQATLSSFRHVKAGSEVAIKTQAGTHVSKVRSLVPVGDERSRMLELRIAASAEHWLIGEAVKIELPNGESESSLTVPRDALVLRETQVYIFKVGKDDKAERIEVRTGNGYGSRIAVTGALAAGDLVIVRGAERLREGQALNILKQHVAVEGLAANS, encoded by the coding sequence ATGACCCACTCCTATCACACTCGAATCACCAAAGCCCTGACTGGGCTCACCCTGCTCGCCACCTGCCTAGGCGCCGGCGCACAAGATATACCACCGGCGGCGGTGGAGGTCGCAGAGGCGCAAATTCGCGATATCGCGCCGACGGTTTGGGTGCCCGGCACGGTGATCAGCAAGCAAGACTCGCAAATCGCCTCCGAAATTACCGGCAATTTACTCTGGGTTGCCGAGGTGGGCGACCAAGTCAAAGCCGGCGCACCGCTGGCGCGCATTAACGATCGCGTTTGGCAGTTACAACAGGCCAACGATCTCGCCAGTGTGGCGAGCTTAACCAGCAACCTAGATTTCTTGGTGCGGCAAGTCGAGCGCAGCGAGCGGCTGGCCAAAACCAACAATGCCTCGCAGTCAGAATTGGAGCGCCTGACCATGGAGCGGGACATGGTGCGGCAACAATTGCGCGCCGCCGAAGTGGCACTACAACGCACCCGGTACGATATCGAGCGCGCCGTCATTAAAGCGCCCTTCGATGGCATAGTGGTGGCCCGCTATCACCAGCCTGGCGAGCATATTAACCAGGGCGAGGCAGCGGTTCGGCTCACCAATGTCGACAACCTTGAAATCAAAGCCCAAGCCACCCTGAGCAGCTTTCGGCATGTCAAAGCCGGCAGCGAGGTGGCGATAAAAACTCAGGCCGGCACCCACGTCAGCAAGGTGCGCAGCCTAGTGCCGGTGGGTGACGAGCGCTCGCGCATGTTGGAGCTACGCATTGCCGCGAGCGCAGAGCATTGGTTGATTGGCGAGGCGGTAAAGATCGAATTGCCCAACGGCGAGAGCGAGTCTTCACTCACCGTGCCAAGGGACGCATTAGTGCTGCGCGAAACCCAAGTCTATATCTTTAAAGTCGGCAAAGACGACAAGGCCGAGCGCATTGAGGTGCGCACCGGCAATGGCTACGGCAGTCGCATTGCCGTCACCGGCGCGTTAGCGGCCGGCGACTTGGTAATCGTAAGGGGCGCCGAGCGCCTGCGCGAGGGCCAAGCGCTGAATATCCTCAAGCAACATGTGGCGGTGGAGGGCCTAGCGGCCAATAGCTAA
- the gshA gene encoding glutamate--cysteine ligase gives MSHLSQPLQDKLAWLAEGNHHLLKVILRGMEKESLRVNTEGTLALTDHPKALGSTLTHPHITTDYSEALMEFITQPHTSVDALLGQLSDIHTFTYKHLGDEVLWAASMPCAVGADKDIPVARYGNSNTGTMKTIYRVGLGHRYGRTMQTIAGVHYNFSFSDELIAALQAKSGSKLSFQDFKTQSYFDLIRNFRRYFWLLVYLYGAAPAVCKSFVKDRPHKLQAFGQDSHSLHLPNATSLRMGNLGYQSDAQQSLTVCYNNLNTYLKTLCGAITQGHKDYQDIGLKDAAGDYKQLNTSLLQIENEFYSTIRPKRTSQRGETALNALHARGVEYIEVRCVDLNPYEPLGVTRDQLHVMDAFLLFCLLEQSPETDADEYADMLENQKRVVEQGRDPALTLRQQGKERKIQDWTKDIFAAMASCAAILDQGADTQDFSAAVERASVQASDPTATPAAKFLADMAAHNKTFFQLAKDLSVEHAEFFKQRSLSKDKQNLFERLTKESLAAQAQLEQDQEQQEPFEDYLAKFYAQYTCCDKPKFNCL, from the coding sequence TTGAGCCACCTATCCCAACCGCTGCAAGATAAACTGGCCTGGTTGGCCGAGGGCAATCACCACCTACTAAAGGTCATATTGCGGGGCATGGAAAAAGAGAGCCTGCGGGTTAACACCGAGGGCACGCTGGCGTTAACCGATCATCCCAAGGCGCTCGGCTCCACCTTAACCCACCCGCACATCACCACCGACTACAGTGAAGCGTTGATGGAATTTATAACCCAGCCGCACACCAGCGTCGATGCGCTACTGGGCCAGCTGAGCGATATCCACACTTTTACCTACAAACACCTAGGCGACGAAGTACTGTGGGCTGCGAGCATGCCCTGTGCTGTCGGTGCAGACAAAGATATTCCCGTCGCCCGCTACGGCAACTCCAACACAGGCACCATGAAAACCATTTACCGGGTCGGGCTCGGTCACCGCTATGGTCGCACCATGCAAACCATCGCCGGGGTACACTACAATTTTTCTTTTTCCGATGAATTAATTGCCGCGCTGCAAGCGAAATCCGGCAGCAAGCTCAGCTTTCAAGATTTTAAAACCCAAAGTTACTTCGATTTAATTCGCAACTTCCGCCGCTATTTTTGGTTGCTGGTATATCTATACGGCGCCGCGCCGGCCGTGTGCAAAAGCTTCGTCAAAGATCGGCCGCACAAATTACAAGCCTTCGGGCAGGATAGCCACTCCCTGCATCTGCCCAACGCCACCTCGCTGCGCATGGGTAACTTAGGCTACCAAAGTGACGCTCAGCAATCGCTCACGGTTTGTTATAACAATTTAAATACCTACTTAAAAACCTTGTGTGGCGCCATCACTCAGGGCCACAAAGATTATCAAGACATAGGCTTAAAAGATGCCGCCGGCGACTACAAACAACTCAATACCAGCCTGCTGCAAATCGAAAACGAGTTCTATTCCACCATTCGTCCCAAGCGCACCAGTCAGCGCGGCGAAACCGCGTTGAATGCACTACATGCGCGCGGCGTGGAATATATCGAAGTGCGCTGTGTGGATTTAAACCCCTATGAACCGCTCGGCGTCACCCGCGACCAACTGCACGTCATGGACGCCTTTCTCCTCTTCTGTTTACTCGAGCAAAGCCCAGAAACAGATGCCGACGAATACGCCGATATGCTGGAAAACCAAAAGCGCGTAGTCGAACAGGGCAGAGACCCAGCACTCACCTTGCGCCAACAGGGCAAAGAGCGAAAAATTCAAGATTGGACCAAAGACATCTTCGCCGCCATGGCGAGCTGTGCGGCTATTCTCGATCAAGGTGCAGACACGCAAGACTTTTCCGCCGCCGTGGAGCGCGCCTCGGTCCAAGCCTCAGACCCAACAGCAACGCCCGCGGCGAAATTCTTGGCCGATATGGCCGCGCACAATAAAACCTTTTTCCAATTGGCCAAAGACCTCTCGGTCGAGCACGCGGAATTTTTCAAGCAGCGCAGCTTATCCAAAGACAAGCAAAATCTGTTCGAGAGGTTAACCAAGGAATCTCTCGCGGCTCAGGCACAACTCGAGCAAGACCAAGAGCAGCAAGAGCCCTTCGAGGACTACCTAGCTAAGTTTTACGCACAGTACACCTGTTGCGACAAACCCAAATTTAACTGTCTATGA
- a CDS encoding ACP phosphodiesterase: MNYLAHLALSGPDPDMQVGGFLGDWLKGPIESHRVHWAKPVLQGVALHRRIDAWVDAQTEIQSALALLGGKHRRIAGPVIDIAFDHYLAKHFSQYHQQLLADFCQRAFTHLNQHEPSMPEQAQLFLRRAQSHRLFERYAERDTYLSVVGSLRRRISKPELLDGIEHQLIKQDQALEAIFHLFYPRLCRQVNELIAGST; encoded by the coding sequence ATGAATTACCTCGCCCACCTTGCACTGTCCGGCCCAGATCCCGACATGCAGGTGGGTGGTTTTCTCGGCGACTGGTTGAAAGGCCCCATCGAAAGCCATCGAGTCCATTGGGCAAAACCGGTATTACAAGGTGTGGCATTACATCGCCGTATTGACGCCTGGGTCGATGCGCAAACCGAAATACAGAGTGCTCTAGCCTTACTCGGCGGCAAACACCGGCGTATCGCTGGGCCGGTTATCGACATCGCTTTCGATCACTATCTAGCAAAACATTTTTCTCAGTACCACCAACAATTGCTAGCGGATTTTTGTCAGCGTGCGTTCACACATCTGAACCAGCACGAGCCATCAATGCCAGAGCAAGCGCAACTTTTTCTACGCCGAGCGCAAAGTCATCGCTTGTTCGAACGCTATGCTGAACGCGACACCTACCTAAGTGTGGTGGGTAGTTTGCGCCGACGCATTTCCAAACCCGAGCTACTCGATGGCATCGAACACCAATTGATAAAGCAAGACCAAGCACTCGAGGCAATATTCCACCTTTTCTACCCACGCTTATGTCGACAGGTCAACGAACTGATCGCCGGCAGCACCTAA
- a CDS encoding NUDIX hydrolase produces the protein MPVKFTEDAFNGLIIDSDSIATDDIEFHASLSAILAYSAQQNKGITWLTLPIEKSHHVGSATALGFVFHCCQEHELTLVHKNQPAQFVPFIPSHTVGAGALIKNAAGEILVVQEYGMTGYKLPGGHVEQGERIEDAVLREVLEETGIECEFISVLGFTNKHPYRFGKSNLYFVCQLRPLHTNIQIQDTQEILDARWISLSEFQRDTRNSAYNHELFSALLDLPGLCQQTLVNNMGVHKKLEIFFANQKDG, from the coding sequence GTGCCCGTGAAGTTTACCGAAGACGCATTCAATGGCCTGATTATCGATTCCGACTCTATAGCCACAGACGACATTGAGTTTCACGCGTCGCTTAGCGCCATCCTGGCCTATTCCGCGCAGCAGAATAAAGGCATAACCTGGCTGACCTTACCGATTGAAAAGTCGCATCACGTGGGCAGCGCAACGGCCCTCGGCTTTGTCTTTCACTGCTGCCAAGAACATGAATTGACACTGGTACATAAAAACCAACCTGCGCAATTCGTCCCTTTTATTCCCAGTCATACAGTGGGCGCTGGTGCGCTGATTAAAAATGCGGCGGGCGAGATTTTAGTGGTGCAAGAGTATGGCATGACCGGCTACAAGCTACCGGGTGGTCACGTCGAGCAAGGTGAACGCATTGAAGATGCCGTACTGCGCGAAGTGCTAGAAGAAACTGGCATCGAATGCGAGTTTATTTCTGTGCTAGGTTTTACCAATAAACACCCTTATCGCTTTGGCAAATCAAACTTATACTTCGTCTGCCAACTGCGTCCCTTGCATACAAACATTCAGATTCAAGATACTCAAGAAATACTCGATGCGCGCTGGATTAGTTTGTCTGAATTTCAACGCGACACGAGAAACAGCGCTTACAACCATGAACTCTTTAGTGCGCTTTTAGACCTGCCCGGCCTTTGCCAACAAACGCTGGTCAACAACATGGGCGTGCACAAAAAGCTCGAAATTTTCTTCGCCAATCAAAAGGATGGATAG
- a CDS encoding DUF4349 domain-containing protein: MRLRHFASLIIIAAIATGCSKSDSPEAEHFRSNDAVMAIAPKQQQARGQYLAYEHSATVELAEAKIPPAFNALVEHCQKFSQSCTMMHSELQGGEYANGYLRFRVAPADVDKMFELVSKYGEVTRQSTNVDDLQDAIVDGGKRIELLQAYQQRLLALEAQASKDIESLIKVASELSRVQSDLEYALGEKAKLLQRVNQDIVSIQLTKLTNTGFWAPIFESASDFGDNFSDAIATMITALAYIFPWLILLLLSLMLTTFAWRKLKRK, from the coding sequence ATGCGGTTACGACATTTTGCCTCGCTCATTATTATCGCTGCCATTGCCACCGGCTGTAGTAAATCAGACTCGCCAGAGGCAGAACATTTTCGCTCCAATGATGCCGTTATGGCCATTGCGCCTAAGCAACAACAAGCCAGAGGCCAATACCTAGCCTATGAGCACTCGGCCACCGTCGAACTCGCCGAAGCGAAAATTCCACCGGCGTTTAATGCCTTGGTGGAACATTGTCAAAAGTTCAGCCAGTCTTGCACCATGATGCACTCTGAATTACAAGGCGGCGAATACGCCAACGGCTATTTGCGCTTTCGCGTAGCGCCGGCGGATGTCGATAAAATGTTCGAGCTAGTCAGCAAATACGGCGAAGTGACCCGACAATCCACCAATGTTGACGACCTCCAAGATGCCATCGTCGATGGCGGCAAACGCATCGAACTACTGCAAGCTTACCAACAACGCTTGTTAGCACTGGAAGCCCAAGCCAGCAAAGATATTGAATCGCTCATCAAAGTTGCCTCTGAGTTGAGCCGGGTGCAATCGGATTTAGAATATGCTTTGGGTGAAAAAGCTAAGCTGCTGCAAAGAGTCAATCAAGACATCGTAAGCATCCAGTTAACCAAACTCACCAACACCGGTTTCTGGGCGCCCATCTTCGAGTCTGCCAGCGACTTTGGCGACAACTTCTCCGATGCCATTGCCACCATGATCACCGCACTGGCCTATATTTTCCCTTGGTTAATTTTGCTTTTGCTATCGCTAATGTTAACTACTTTTGCTTGGCGCAAGCTAAAGCGCAAGTAA
- a CDS encoding oxidoreductase — MIKVGLIGFGYAAKTFHLPLIEASAAFQLTAISSSQSSLILKRHPALEIYPTALQLIESKCVDLVIITAPNHTHFSLAKAALDAGLHVLIEKPMTHTAAEAMTLCVLAKSRGRVLTVFHNRRWDGDFLTVQKLIANNALGKLKVFESHFDRFRPEVRDRWRENPGLGAGIWYDLGSHLVDQALTLFGAPTSITARLKMLRENSRNVDYFHVQLHYPSHEVILHSSPFSAGPNLRFQLSGTTGSFIKRGLDPQEDQLKSGLLPSAADYGIEANQFHGTLYTNSSSHIEPTLAGDYLAFYHALADAITKGSAVPVDPVSAAQVIHVIEQAVRADREGRTLAFAGL, encoded by the coding sequence ATGATTAAAGTTGGTCTGATTGGCTTCGGCTATGCGGCAAAAACCTTTCATTTGCCTTTAATTGAAGCTAGCGCCGCGTTTCAATTGACGGCGATAAGCTCGTCGCAATCCAGCTTGATCTTGAAGCGGCACCCAGCGCTAGAAATTTATCCCACGGCGCTGCAATTGATCGAATCGAAATGCGTGGATCTAGTGATTATCACCGCGCCAAACCATACCCATTTCAGTTTGGCGAAAGCGGCATTAGACGCAGGCCTGCACGTTCTTATCGAAAAGCCGATGACCCATACCGCGGCAGAGGCAATGACATTATGCGTGCTAGCAAAAAGCCGTGGCCGAGTTTTGACCGTGTTTCATAATCGACGTTGGGACGGCGATTTCTTGACCGTGCAAAAACTGATTGCTAATAACGCCTTAGGCAAGCTGAAGGTTTTTGAGTCGCATTTTGACCGGTTTAGACCCGAGGTGCGCGACCGCTGGCGAGAAAATCCAGGCCTTGGTGCTGGCATTTGGTATGACCTGGGGTCGCACTTGGTCGATCAGGCGTTAACACTTTTTGGCGCGCCCACGAGCATAACGGCACGATTAAAAATGTTGCGCGAAAATTCACGCAATGTCGATTATTTTCACGTGCAGCTTCACTATCCAAGCCATGAAGTGATCTTACATTCCAGCCCCTTTAGCGCCGGGCCCAACCTGCGCTTTCAGTTGTCGGGCACAACTGGCAGTTTTATTAAACGCGGTCTAGACCCACAAGAAGACCAACTTAAATCTGGCCTACTGCCATCGGCAGCGGATTACGGTATAGAGGCGAATCAATTTCATGGCACGCTATACACAAACAGTTCAAGCCACATTGAGCCGACGCTCGCCGGAGACTATCTCGCTTTTTATCATGCCCTAGCTGATGCCATTACCAAGGGCAGTGCAGTGCCGGTTGACCCAGTATCGGCAGCCCAAGTGATTCATGTCATCGAGCAGGCGGTACGAGCCGATCGCGAGGGCCGAACACTGGCCTTTGCTGGCCTTTAA
- the lepB gene encoding signal peptidase I, with product MATQSIKQLWRENRGLILFLALMFVFRSTFADWNSVPTGSMLPTIVEGDRILVNKMAYDIRLPFIQLPLIKLGDPEHGDIIVFESSKADKRLVKRVIGLPGDTVGLRDNQLFINGEKIPLLAVTETAQSRLYQEALFAHQHLIQLAKKPSPLASFATVKVPKNSYLALGDNRDNSADSRVIGFVPRREIIGRTRQVVLSFDPDNHYFPRKDRLLKTL from the coding sequence ATGGCAACGCAGTCTATTAAACAACTATGGCGTGAAAACCGTGGGCTGATCCTTTTTCTAGCGCTGATGTTTGTCTTTCGTAGCACCTTTGCCGACTGGAATAGTGTACCTACTGGCTCTATGTTGCCCACCATTGTGGAGGGCGATCGTATTCTGGTTAATAAGATGGCCTACGATATTCGCCTGCCCTTCATCCAACTACCCTTGATTAAGCTCGGCGACCCTGAACACGGCGATATAATTGTGTTTGAATCGAGCAAAGCCGATAAGCGCTTGGTTAAGCGGGTGATTGGCTTACCCGGCGACACGGTTGGCTTAAGAGATAACCAACTTTTTATCAACGGTGAAAAAATCCCCTTGCTTGCCGTGACAGAAACGGCGCAAAGCCGTCTATATCAAGAGGCGCTTTTTGCCCATCAGCATCTGATTCAATTAGCAAAAAAACCTTCGCCCTTGGCGAGCTTTGCCACGGTTAAAGTTCCTAAAAATAGTTACCTCGCACTGGGCGACAACCGCGACAATAGTGCCGATTCACGCGTTATTGGCTTTGTTCCCAGACGAGAGATCATCGGTCGCACGCGTCAGGTCGTGCTATCCTTCGACCCCGATAACCACTATTTTCCGAGGAAAGATCGGCTGTTAAAGACATTGTAG
- a CDS encoding GNAT family N-acetyltransferase → MDTIALRQFAARDTAAILRLNEKSVNVLSPMDQQRFDQLHSQSALILVAEQNHQLLGFLMGFTDGSQYDSVNYRWFSERLKAFLYIDRIVIAAEVRSQGLGQRFYTEIETWARQQHLHWLAAEIDIEPPNPTSLQFHQRQGFKPVGQQDSKNKQVALLVKAID, encoded by the coding sequence ATGGATACTATCGCTCTCCGGCAATTTGCAGCGCGCGATACCGCCGCAATATTGCGCCTAAATGAAAAGTCTGTGAACGTATTGAGCCCTATGGATCAACAACGTTTTGACCAACTGCACAGCCAATCCGCGCTCATTCTGGTGGCGGAACAAAATCACCAGCTACTCGGGTTTTTGATGGGCTTTACCGATGGCAGCCAGTACGACAGCGTAAACTACCGATGGTTTTCCGAGCGTTTAAAAGCCTTTCTCTATATAGATCGTATCGTCATTGCCGCAGAGGTTCGGTCGCAAGGTCTGGGGCAGCGTTTCTACACCGAGATTGAAACCTGGGCACGGCAACAACACCTACACTGGCTGGCGGCCGAAATAGATATCGAGCCACCCAACCCAACCTCGCTGCAATTTCATCAGCGCCAGGGCTTTAAGCCGGTCGGGCAACAAGACAGCAAAAACAAACAGGTGGCGCTATTGGTAAAAGCTATTGACTAG
- a CDS encoding flagellar basal body-associated FliL family protein, with protein sequence MLVLRTFTLSLLVAFIAALPAHAQDDEAEAATGQALYIPLLPPFVVNYGGVGRLRYLKAELTVRVGDISAAQSVRHHMPAIRDKIVTLLSQQEELVIDTQEGKEQLRQDALKEIRQVIELEQGSESGVVDLFFDNFIVQR encoded by the coding sequence ATGCTTGTGCTGCGCACCTTCACTCTGAGTTTACTCGTGGCGTTTATCGCTGCCCTGCCCGCCCATGCCCAGGATGACGAGGCGGAGGCCGCAACAGGACAGGCGTTGTATATTCCGCTTTTACCGCCTTTTGTCGTCAACTATGGGGGTGTGGGTAGGTTGCGCTATCTGAAGGCCGAGTTGACCGTGAGGGTGGGCGACATTAGCGCCGCACAAAGCGTGCGCCACCATATGCCGGCCATTCGCGATAAAATTGTCACCTTGCTGAGTCAACAAGAGGAACTTGTGATAGATACACAGGAAGGTAAAGAGCAGTTGCGCCAAGATGCCCTGAAAGAAATTCGCCAAGTCATCGAGCTAGAACAAGGCAGTGAGAGTGGCGTGGTGGATCTATTCTTCGACAATTTTATTGTTCAGCGCTAA
- a CDS encoding disulfide bond formation protein B — translation MLPNLRQTYFIIFAGCTSLILTALYMQYQMGLHPCPLCVTQRIFVIVVGLIALAAALHNPKGFGNKIYSGLGLVSGLIGAGVSARHVWIQNLPEDQVPACGPGLEYMFETFPLFDALALLFQGDGNCADVVWSFLGLSIPAWTFVAFAGLVALCFWQGLRKA, via the coding sequence ATGCTGCCTAATTTACGTCAGACTTATTTTATTATCTTCGCCGGTTGCACCAGCTTGATTTTAACCGCGCTATATATGCAATACCAAATGGGCTTACACCCCTGCCCACTGTGTGTAACTCAGCGGATCTTCGTGATTGTGGTAGGTCTTATTGCCCTGGCTGCAGCCCTGCACAACCCTAAAGGTTTTGGCAATAAAATCTACAGCGGCTTAGGCCTAGTGTCTGGCCTTATCGGTGCCGGCGTTTCGGCTCGCCATGTGTGGATTCAAAACCTGCCAGAGGATCAAGTGCCCGCCTGCGGCCCCGGGCTTGAGTATATGTTCGAAACCTTTCCCTTATTCGACGCCTTGGCATTACTGTTTCAAGGCGATGGCAACTGTGCCGACGTGGTGTGGAGCTTTCTTGGCTTGTCTATTCCCGCCTGGACCTTTGTCGCTTTCGCAGGCTTAGTGGCGCTGTGTTTCTGGCAGGGACTGCGCAAGGCGTGA
- a CDS encoding CidA/LrgA family protein — protein sequence MIVGLLVLIGFQILGELTALWLNLPIPGAVIGLLFLLLSLRVLPWRKTLVEPVEQVSEKLISHLSLLFLPAGVGIFFLPEHINAQWPAVLAAMLGGTFVAMLLSSLAYRVFSARAKSRE from the coding sequence GTGATTGTCGGCTTACTGGTTCTCATCGGCTTTCAAATACTGGGCGAACTCACCGCCCTCTGGCTCAATTTACCCATACCAGGCGCGGTTATTGGGCTGTTGTTTTTGCTGCTCAGCTTAAGGGTATTACCTTGGCGTAAGACCTTGGTGGAGCCCGTTGAGCAGGTCAGTGAAAAGCTCATCAGTCATCTGTCCTTACTATTTTTACCCGCCGGAGTGGGTATCTTTTTCTTGCCCGAACATATTAACGCCCAATGGCCTGCGGTACTTGCCGCAATGCTCGGCGGCACCTTTGTTGCCATGCTGCTCTCGAGCCTGGCCTACCGGGTATTTAGCGCGCGGGCCAAATCCCGTGAATGA
- a CDS encoding LrgB family protein codes for MNDRLFWLLMIAATLCAYQVGIWVYQRSARKLWLHPLLTGSILLAVGLKLAGTSYSDYKAANWLFYQLLGLATVSLALPLHREFHQLKGLFLPIAGTIALGSGIACGAALLFAYVAGASAELLLALAPKSVTTPIALGIAEQIGANTSLTTGVVIFTGVIGALISPLVFKLSGLADPRGQGIVLGINAHGVGTARGFELSATVGAFASLAMGLTGAFTALWLPFLANYL; via the coding sequence GTGAATGACCGCCTGTTTTGGTTACTCATGATTGCAGCCACACTTTGCGCCTACCAAGTAGGCATCTGGGTGTATCAACGCAGTGCGCGCAAACTCTGGCTACACCCTCTGTTAACAGGCTCTATTTTGCTTGCCGTGGGGCTCAAATTGGCCGGCACAAGCTACTCGGACTACAAAGCTGCTAATTGGCTTTTCTATCAACTTTTAGGCCTAGCCACCGTAAGCTTAGCCCTACCATTGCATCGAGAATTTCATCAACTCAAAGGCCTTTTCCTACCCATAGCTGGCACCATCGCCCTCGGCAGCGGCATAGCCTGTGGCGCAGCCTTGCTGTTTGCCTATGTCGCGGGTGCAAGTGCCGAACTGTTATTAGCCCTCGCACCCAAATCAGTTACAACACCAATTGCACTCGGGATTGCAGAACAAATTGGCGCCAATACCAGCCTAACGACGGGTGTGGTGATATTCACAGGTGTTATTGGTGCACTTATTTCACCGCTGGTATTTAAGCTTTCTGGACTTGCCGATCCAAGGGGTCAAGGCATTGTGCTCGGTATTAATGCCCATGGTGTGGGTACGGCCAGAGGTTTTGAATTAAGTGCTACTGTCGGCGCTTTTGCCAGCTTAGCCATGGGGCTTACTGGCGCCTTCACCGCTTTATGGCTGCCATTTTTAGCTAACTACCTCTAA
- the rsd gene encoding sigma D regulator: MLDNCKTAKERWGGVSDIIDRWLQERQDALVLYCKLSDHDEFEPLEHGDKVRTLCQLLVDYSSAGHFEVYKQLVKEAHEFDDQAAIEEASGLYTEIDPTTDVILDFNDKYQETDDLTSLRADLSTLGDALETRFSAEDRMISVLHDAHKDLVA; encoded by the coding sequence ATGCTCGATAATTGTAAGACGGCTAAGGAACGCTGGGGCGGTGTAAGCGATATTATCGACCGCTGGCTGCAAGAACGTCAGGACGCATTGGTACTCTACTGCAAGCTTTCTGATCACGACGAATTTGAACCCCTAGAACACGGCGACAAGGTGCGAACCCTTTGCCAACTGCTGGTGGACTACTCCTCCGCAGGCCACTTTGAGGTCTATAAGCAGCTGGTCAAAGAAGCCCACGAGTTCGACGATCAAGCCGCTATTGAAGAAGCTTCGGGCCTGTACACTGAGATTGATCCGACCACAGATGTGATTCTCGACTTCAACGATAAATATCAAGAAACCGATGATCTCACCTCCTTGCGCGCCGATCTCTCGACCCTTGGCGACGCACTTGAGACACGCTTTTCAGCGGAAGATCGGATGATCTCCGTACTGCACGACGCCCATAAAGACCTGGTGGCCTAA
- a CDS encoding WD40 repeat domain-containing protein produces the protein MKWNWMAACSLACLSLVACDNTPTPAASVEVANKGILSAALSDQGDYALIGSIFEGGSLWRLTDKERLYDWNHAKDERSTIESAAFSADGRWAATATTHTIVFWSLETGQAARFWNAPAEVLDIALTPTGDYALLGLVDSTAVMFDIKRGGIARTFRHDNRVRKVALSADGKIAITGSEDRTAIVWDVASGKALHTFNHAEEVQMVAITNDGSKALSAAKYDKAVIWDLAAGKALREVPLAGSMVKRGLRFTAARFSADGSQLLTGRPDQIVQLWRVDNMTLIKEWRLPKRDTLQPSGAAVMAVAFAEKHFVAVAANGFVHTLK, from the coding sequence ATGAAATGGAATTGGATGGCCGCCTGCAGCTTGGCCTGCCTAAGTCTGGTCGCGTGTGACAATACCCCAACCCCAGCCGCCAGTGTAGAGGTGGCCAACAAAGGCATCCTAAGTGCGGCGCTGTCGGACCAAGGCGACTATGCCTTAATCGGCTCTATTTTTGAGGGTGGCAGCCTGTGGCGCCTAACCGACAAAGAGCGACTCTACGATTGGAACCACGCAAAAGACGAGCGCTCGACCATTGAGAGCGCCGCTTTCTCTGCCGACGGACGCTGGGCGGCAACTGCCACCACCCACACCATTGTGTTTTGGAGCCTAGAAACTGGCCAGGCGGCGCGCTTCTGGAATGCGCCAGCCGAGGTGCTCGATATCGCTTTAACACCCACAGGTGACTATGCGCTGCTGGGCTTAGTGGATAGTACCGCGGTGATGTTCGACATCAAACGCGGCGGTATTGCGCGCACCTTCCGGCACGACAACCGAGTGCGCAAGGTGGCGCTATCGGCAGACGGAAAAATTGCCATCACCGGCTCCGAGGATAGAACGGCGATTGTTTGGGACGTCGCCAGCGGCAAAGCCCTACATACGTTTAACCACGCCGAAGAAGTGCAAATGGTGGCCATCACCAACGACGGCAGCAAGGCTCTCAGCGCGGCAAAATACGACAAGGCCGTGATCTGGGATCTCGCCGCGGGTAAAGCGCTCAGAGAAGTGCCCTTGGCGGGCAGTATGGTCAAGCGCGGGCTGAGATTTACCGCCGCGCGCTTTTCCGCCGACGGCAGCCAATTATTAACCGGCCGACCGGATCAGATCGTGCAGCTTTGGCGGGTGGACAACATGACGCTGATCAAAGAGTGGCGCCTACCGAAACGCGACACCTTGCAACCTTCGGGCGCCGCTGTGATGGCGGTTGCCTTCGCCGAGAAACATTTTGTCGCGGTTGCGGCGAACGGCTTTGTGCACACCTTAAAGTAG